One segment of Micromonospora sp. M71_S20 DNA contains the following:
- a CDS encoding ABC transporter ATP-binding protein codes for MARETAPGVIAGTRTDAATGPAADLLRVENLTVEFPAPSGGWQTTVQDVSFSLKPGASVALVGESGSGKTVTSVAVMGLTEATGGRIASGRIVFDGTDLTAGSQKQWRNLRGPGMGMIFQQPIRSLNPAYTVGDQIAESVRRHLGMNRRQARARAVEMLELVQIPRAAQRVDEYPHAFSGGMCQRVMIAMVMACNPRLLIADEPTTALDVTVQERILELLRDLQEQTGVALLFVSHDLAVVAELCQQVVVMYAGEVAENAPSEQIFFNPRHPYTSGLIGSIPRPGLSTGRRLRSIPGGIPAPGAWPHGCRFSSRCEFAEPGRCDVTHPGMVRVDGAAGHDARCVRVAELSLDGVTV; via the coding sequence ATGGCACGTGAAACGGCACCCGGCGTGATCGCCGGCACCAGGACCGACGCCGCCACCGGACCGGCGGCGGACCTGCTGCGCGTGGAGAACCTCACCGTCGAGTTCCCCGCACCCTCCGGTGGGTGGCAGACGACCGTCCAGGACGTCTCGTTCTCCCTCAAGCCGGGAGCGTCGGTGGCTCTCGTCGGCGAGTCCGGATCGGGCAAGACGGTGACCTCGGTCGCGGTGATGGGTCTGACCGAGGCGACCGGCGGACGGATCGCCTCGGGCCGGATCGTCTTCGACGGCACGGACCTCACCGCGGGCAGCCAGAAGCAGTGGCGGAACCTGCGTGGCCCCGGTATGGGCATGATCTTCCAGCAGCCGATCCGCAGCCTGAACCCGGCCTACACCGTCGGGGACCAGATCGCGGAGTCGGTGCGCAGGCACCTGGGCATGAACCGCAGGCAGGCCCGGGCCCGCGCCGTCGAGATGCTGGAGCTGGTGCAGATCCCGCGGGCGGCGCAGCGGGTCGACGAGTACCCGCACGCGTTCTCCGGCGGCATGTGCCAGCGCGTCATGATCGCGATGGTCATGGCGTGCAACCCGCGCCTGCTCATCGCCGACGAGCCGACGACGGCGCTCGACGTGACGGTGCAGGAGCGGATCCTCGAACTCCTGCGCGACCTGCAGGAGCAGACCGGTGTGGCGCTGCTGTTCGTCAGCCACGACCTCGCGGTGGTGGCCGAGCTGTGCCAGCAGGTCGTGGTCATGTATGCCGGCGAGGTGGCCGAGAACGCGCCCTCGGAGCAGATCTTCTTCAACCCGCGGCACCCCTACACCTCCGGCCTGATCGGGTCGATCCCGAGGCCGGGTCTGAGCACCGGCCGTCGGCTGCGCTCGATTCCCGGTGGCATCCCGGCCCCGGGCGCGTGGCCGCACGGGTGCCGGTTCAGCAGCCGGTGCGAGTTCGCCGAGCCGGGCCGGTGCGACGTGACCCACCCCGGCATGGTCCGGGTCGACGGCGCCGCCGGGCACGACGCGCGGTGCGTACGCGTCGCGGAACTCTCCCTGGATGGAGTGACGGTCTGA